A genomic region of Streptosporangium lutulentum contains the following coding sequences:
- a CDS encoding helix-turn-helix transcriptional regulator, translating to MPLTMAGTAKDRESLAEAGTRGTTQDRPPSVMMEVMNRSELAEFLRNRRARVTPREVGLPEGDRRRTPGLRRQEVAQLAGMSIDYYIRLEQGRGPRPSHQVLGALGRALLLTADERAHLYNLAGDPPAPGGRPPKDVPRGILNLLSVLEDIPAYVLDARYDILAWNDLAGIVMGGLNSGSGGGFNVIRWIFGSPDVRANLEDEEKGRFARASVADLRAATGRYPGDAGIRSLVAEMLARSPEFAGLWAAHDVAIRRDHRKSLTHPLIGTIEVVCQVLPVPDRDQRLVLYTTEAGSPSHDALRMLGMLQRSPSR from the coding sequence ATGCCTCTCACCATGGCGGGAACCGCGAAGGATCGGGAGAGCCTCGCGGAGGCTGGGACTCGCGGTACCACCCAGGATCGCCCGCCCTCGGTCATGATGGAGGTCATGAACCGGAGCGAACTCGCCGAATTCCTACGCAACCGCCGCGCGCGCGTCACCCCGCGTGAGGTCGGGCTGCCGGAGGGCGACCGCAGACGCACCCCGGGCCTGCGCCGGCAGGAGGTGGCGCAGCTCGCGGGGATGTCCATCGACTACTACATCCGCCTGGAGCAGGGCAGGGGACCGCGCCCCTCGCACCAGGTGCTCGGCGCGCTGGGACGCGCGCTGCTGCTCACGGCCGACGAGCGCGCCCACCTGTACAACCTGGCGGGCGATCCCCCGGCGCCCGGCGGCAGGCCGCCCAAGGACGTGCCCCGGGGAATCCTCAACCTGCTGTCCGTCCTTGAGGACATCCCGGCCTACGTGCTCGACGCCCGCTACGACATCCTGGCCTGGAACGATCTGGCGGGCATCGTGATGGGCGGCCTGAACTCCGGTTCCGGGGGCGGCTTCAACGTGATCCGCTGGATCTTCGGCTCTCCCGACGTGCGCGCGAATCTCGAGGACGAGGAGAAGGGCCGCTTCGCCCGCGCCTCGGTCGCCGACCTGCGCGCCGCGACGGGACGCTATCCGGGTGATGCGGGCATTCGCAGCCTGGTGGCGGAGATGCTGGCCCGCAGCCCGGAGTTCGCGGGCCTGTGGGCGGCGCACGACGTCGCGATCCGCCGTGACCATCGCAAATCCCTGACCCATCCGCTGATCGGCACGATCGAGGTCGTCTGCCAGGTGCTTCCCGTCCCCGACCGCGACC
- a CDS encoding SDR family oxidoreductase — protein MIALITGANKGIGYQTARLLIERNVTVVVGARDDERGRKAAAELGARSVQLDVTSAESVAGAAGWIEKEYGHLDILVNNAGIALRQDDPAPSGTPADAMRATYETNVFGVVTVTNAMLPLLRRARAGRIVNLSSGLGSLAAATDPGSPFLEYNNLAYNSSKAALNMVTVVYSKELAGTSIKVNAADPGYCATDLNDHSGFRTAEQGAAIAVRLALLDGDGPTGAYLSDEGPVPW, from the coding sequence ATGATCGCTCTCATCACGGGTGCCAACAAGGGCATCGGATACCAGACCGCACGGCTGCTCATCGAACGGAACGTGACCGTCGTCGTCGGAGCCAGGGACGACGAGCGCGGACGGAAGGCCGCCGCCGAGCTGGGCGCCCGGTCCGTCCAGCTCGACGTGACCTCCGCCGAGTCCGTCGCGGGAGCCGCCGGCTGGATCGAGAAGGAGTACGGCCATCTCGACATCCTCGTCAACAACGCCGGAATCGCGCTCCGGCAGGACGACCCCGCCCCGAGCGGCACTCCCGCGGACGCCATGCGCGCCACCTACGAGACCAACGTCTTCGGCGTCGTCACGGTGACCAACGCGATGCTCCCGCTGCTGCGCCGGGCACGGGCGGGGCGGATCGTCAACCTGAGCAGCGGACTCGGCTCGCTGGCCGCGGCGACGGATCCGGGATCGCCGTTCCTGGAGTACAACAACCTGGCCTACAACTCCTCCAAGGCGGCGCTCAACATGGTCACCGTCGTCTACTCCAAGGAGCTCGCCGGCACCTCGATCAAGGTCAACGCCGCCGATCCGGGCTACTGCGCCACCGACCTCAACGACCACAGCGGTTTCAGGACCGCCGAGCAGGGCGCGGCGATCGCCGTACGGCTGGCGCTGCTGGACGGGGACGGGCCGACCGGCGCCTACCTCTCCGACGAGGGACCGGTGCCGTGGTGA
- a CDS encoding glutamate--cysteine ligase yields MGQRVDKDRYSEADFTRFRERLAEQLEQLRELLAKPGFGVGPATIGAELELFLITPDGRPLPRNHEVLTAADDDRLTLELGRFNIEINLTPMPIAGRPFSALLGEMRETIAMVDKAAATQGGQVVAIGILPSLGESDFTSETLSAESRYQAMSRGMRRLRNEPFRVRIEGVERLELEVEGIVVDSANTSWQVHLRTAPADFPRVYNAAQLAIGPVLAVSGNSPGFLGRRLWEETRIALFEEGSDDRDVERLDRRDRRVAFGSDWVRGAEELFEACVRDYEPVLPMVSDAEPVMDGKGPGLAELRLHHGTVWTWNRPIYDPADGGHLRVEMRPLPAGPSAVDMAANSAFLLGLTSAMAVQPIEEFAFSGAYRNFYRSAIHGLDARLSWPGVREEIPAAQLALDLLPIAAAGLQRVGVEADEAEWALDVIRERVTRRRTGAIWQREAMARFGGDQAARERMVIRYRELSMIGEPVHTWPL; encoded by the coding sequence ATGGGCCAGCGAGTCGACAAGGACCGATACTCCGAAGCGGATTTCACCCGCTTCAGGGAACGGCTGGCCGAGCAGCTCGAGCAGCTGCGCGAGCTGCTCGCGAAGCCCGGGTTCGGGGTGGGGCCCGCGACCATCGGGGCGGAGCTGGAGCTGTTCCTCATCACCCCCGACGGGCGCCCGCTGCCGCGCAACCACGAGGTGCTCACCGCCGCGGACGACGACCGGCTCACGCTGGAGCTCGGCAGGTTCAACATCGAGATCAACCTGACCCCGATGCCGATCGCCGGGCGACCCTTCAGCGCTCTGCTGGGGGAGATGCGGGAGACCATCGCCATGGTCGACAAGGCGGCGGCGACGCAGGGAGGGCAGGTCGTGGCGATCGGCATCCTGCCGTCCCTGGGGGAGTCCGACTTCACCAGCGAGACGCTCAGCGCCGAGAGCCGCTATCAGGCGATGAGCCGGGGCATGCGGAGGCTGCGCAACGAGCCGTTCCGGGTGCGCATCGAAGGGGTCGAGCGGCTGGAGCTGGAGGTCGAGGGCATCGTCGTGGACAGTGCCAACACCTCCTGGCAGGTCCATCTGCGTACGGCTCCCGCCGACTTCCCCCGCGTCTACAACGCCGCCCAGCTCGCCATCGGCCCGGTTCTCGCGGTCAGCGGCAACTCGCCGGGGTTTCTGGGCAGGCGGTTGTGGGAGGAGACCAGGATCGCGCTGTTCGAGGAGGGGTCCGACGACCGGGACGTGGAGCGGCTCGACCGCAGGGACCGGCGGGTGGCCTTCGGATCCGACTGGGTTCGCGGCGCCGAGGAGCTGTTCGAGGCGTGTGTCCGTGACTACGAACCGGTGCTGCCCATGGTCTCGGACGCGGAGCCGGTGATGGACGGGAAAGGCCCGGGGCTGGCCGAGCTCAGGCTTCACCACGGCACGGTCTGGACCTGGAACCGGCCGATCTACGACCCGGCGGACGGCGGCCACCTGCGGGTGGAGATGCGCCCCCTGCCCGCGGGGCCGAGCGCCGTGGACATGGCGGCCAACAGCGCCTTCCTGCTCGGGCTCACCTCCGCCATGGCGGTCCAGCCGATCGAGGAGTTCGCCTTCTCCGGGGCCTACCGCAACTTCTACCGCTCCGCGATCCACGGCCTGGACGCGCGGCTGAGCTGGCCGGGCGTGCGGGAGGAGATTCCGGCCGCGCAGCTCGCCCTGGACCTGCTCCCGATCGCGGCGGCCGGACTCCAGCGGGTGGGCGTGGAGGCGGACGAGGCCGAGTGGGCGCTGGACGTCATCCGGGAACGCGTCACGCGTCGCCGTACCGGCGCGATCTGGCAGCGGGAGGCCATGGCCCGGTTCGGCGGCGATCAGGCCGCGCGGGAGCGCATGGTGATCCGGTACCGGGAGCTGTCGATGATCGGGGAACCGGTGCACACCTGGCCCCTGTGA
- the pcp gene encoding pyroglutamyl-peptidase I: MRDILLTGFEPFDGAVVNPSWEAVKLVPEVRAVQLPCVFGEALAHLRAAVLEYEPSVIVCVGQAGGRPDVTVERVAVNLDDARIPDNAGQRPIDEPVVRGGPAAYFSTLPVKACVAAARSAGVPASVSHSAGTFVCNHVFYGLMHLIATERPAVRGGFVHVPFAPGQVLDGAKPSMPIPMIAEALGAIVTAAVSVSPEDDLRLIGGSLH; this comes from the coding sequence ATGAGGGACATCCTGCTGACCGGCTTCGAGCCGTTCGACGGCGCCGTCGTCAACCCCTCGTGGGAGGCGGTCAAGCTCGTGCCCGAGGTGCGGGCCGTACAACTGCCGTGCGTGTTCGGCGAGGCGCTCGCGCACCTGCGGGCGGCGGTGCTGGAGTACGAACCGTCGGTGATCGTCTGCGTCGGGCAGGCCGGGGGACGGCCCGACGTCACGGTGGAGCGGGTGGCCGTCAACCTCGACGACGCCCGCATCCCGGACAACGCCGGGCAGCGGCCGATCGACGAGCCGGTGGTGCGCGGCGGCCCGGCCGCCTACTTCTCCACGCTGCCGGTGAAGGCCTGCGTGGCGGCGGCGCGGTCGGCCGGGGTCCCGGCGAGCGTGTCGCACAGCGCCGGGACGTTCGTCTGCAACCACGTCTTCTACGGCCTCATGCACCTGATCGCCACCGAGCGGCCCGCCGTGCGCGGAGGCTTCGTGCACGTGCCGTTCGCCCCCGGGCAGGTTCTCGACGGGGCCAAGCCGTCCATGCCGATCCCGATGATCGCCGAGGCGCTGGGGGCGATCGTGACCGCCGCCGTCTCCGTCTCGCCGGAAGACGACCTGCGCCTGATCGGCGGCTCCCTGCACTGA
- a CDS encoding thiol-disulfide oxidoreductase DCC family protein — MTGQPVLIFDGDCGFCTTSVRFAERRIGIHARVTPWQFADLAALGTTPDRAGHEVLWIDRGRVYGGAQAVARLLIAAGPPWSPLGFLLRVPPFRWVAHGLYRLIADNRHRLPGGTPACARPVDPR; from the coding sequence ATGACGGGACAACCAGTGCTGATCTTCGACGGCGACTGCGGCTTCTGCACGACGAGCGTCCGGTTCGCCGAACGCCGGATCGGGATCCACGCCCGCGTCACGCCATGGCAGTTCGCCGACCTGGCCGCGCTCGGCACCACGCCGGACCGGGCGGGGCACGAGGTGCTCTGGATCGACCGCGGCCGGGTGTACGGCGGGGCGCAGGCGGTGGCCCGGCTGCTGATCGCCGCAGGTCCACCGTGGAGCCCGCTGGGGTTCCTCCTCCGGGTCCCGCCGTTCCGGTGGGTGGCCCACGGGCTCTACCGGCTCATCGCCGACAACCGCCATCGCCTCCCCGGCGGCACCCCCGCGTGCGCCCGCCCCGTGGACCCGCGATGA
- a CDS encoding peptidoglycan recognition protein family protein produces the protein MSRLSGIPVLVALSMLIQAFPGEAAPAGPQETFALPGESAPGGRQAAFAQAARTYGVPESVLLAVSYMESRWDGNDGLPSVSAGYGPMHLVDAGLEPGHHHHYGGGEDPRGDETRPHPLTIPDTTAAPPEDTLHRAAKLTGIAPALLRKDPAANIRGGAALLADYQRRTGGKPSPDPADWYGAAARYSGSPSAMADGADGPGERPADREAANTEAARSFADAVYATIRSGAARVTDDGEQVVLPAIPGLSPRRPPTPGRTAQRRGVTASAPDCPATVSCEWIPAAYKQLKGGGYGNHDRYDKTRQIDYIVIHDGETTYNAMTRLAKDPNYLSWHFTLRSGDGHIAQHLRGSDIGWHAGNWYVNSRSIGLEHEGYLAKGGAWYTEAMYLSSAKLVRYLAKKYGIPLDRTHIIGHDNVPGTTPETVSGMHEDPGPYWNWSHYFDLLGSPLKVADDFKLLANPQQDPQDQGDRETQDAQKDQGGQENQDAQKDQGGQENQDGQDARKDQEDQKDQGGQDAPGDQGARKAQDAPRTQAAQKAPAGQSRGAARSVLIKPDYATNRPGFTGCAGGCRRLGAASVWLHTRPSLSAPLVKDVGKHPTGGSSYSVYDHAARASTGQRYALAGRKGDWTAIWYLGQKAWFNDPVAAPASVPVSGPLVTPKRGLRSVKLYGRAYPEASAYPRGVSPQTLTPLQYSLPAGQLYSLGLTTRGTYLRTTTFDPSQHRVIRGDIRYHQIQFGHRFMFVRASDVRVLAK, from the coding sequence ATGAGCCGTCTGTCGGGGATACCGGTCCTTGTCGCCCTCTCCATGCTGATCCAAGCCTTTCCGGGAGAGGCGGCACCGGCCGGGCCGCAGGAGACCTTCGCCCTCCCCGGAGAGAGCGCGCCCGGTGGCAGGCAGGCGGCTTTCGCCCAGGCCGCCCGGACGTACGGCGTGCCGGAAAGCGTGCTGCTCGCGGTCTCCTACATGGAGTCGCGGTGGGACGGCAACGACGGGTTACCCAGCGTCTCCGCGGGCTACGGCCCCATGCACCTGGTCGACGCCGGTCTCGAACCCGGGCACCACCATCACTACGGCGGCGGGGAGGACCCGCGCGGCGACGAGACCCGGCCGCACCCCCTCACGATCCCGGACACCACCGCGGCTCCGCCGGAGGACACCCTGCACCGCGCGGCGAAGCTGACGGGGATCGCCCCCGCCCTGCTGCGGAAGGACCCCGCCGCCAACATCCGTGGCGGCGCCGCACTGCTCGCCGACTACCAGCGGCGCACCGGCGGGAAGCCGAGCCCCGACCCCGCGGACTGGTACGGCGCGGCGGCCCGCTACTCCGGCTCCCCCTCCGCCATGGCGGACGGTGCGGACGGGCCGGGCGAGAGGCCGGCGGACAGGGAGGCGGCGAACACGGAGGCCGCCAGATCCTTCGCCGACGCGGTCTACGCGACGATCCGCTCCGGTGCGGCGCGCGTGACCGACGACGGCGAGCAGGTGGTCCTGCCCGCGATCCCGGGCCTGTCCCCGCGACGACCGCCGACGCCCGGCCGGACCGCCCAGCGCCGCGGCGTGACCGCCTCCGCGCCCGACTGCCCCGCGACCGTCTCCTGCGAGTGGATCCCCGCCGCCTACAAGCAGCTCAAGGGAGGCGGATACGGCAACCACGACCGCTACGACAAGACCCGTCAGATCGACTACATCGTCATCCACGACGGCGAGACCACCTACAACGCCATGACCCGCCTCGCCAAGGACCCCAACTACCTGAGCTGGCACTTCACCCTGCGCTCCGGCGACGGCCACATCGCCCAGCACCTGCGGGGCAGCGACATCGGCTGGCACGCGGGAAACTGGTACGTCAACTCCCGCTCCATCGGCCTGGAGCACGAGGGCTACCTGGCCAAGGGCGGCGCCTGGTACACCGAGGCGATGTATCTCTCCTCCGCCAAGCTGGTCCGCTATCTCGCGAAAAAATACGGCATCCCCTTGGACCGCACGCACATCATCGGGCACGACAACGTGCCGGGCACCACCCCGGAGACCGTGAGCGGCATGCACGAGGATCCGGGCCCGTACTGGAACTGGAGCCACTACTTCGACCTACTCGGCAGCCCGCTGAAGGTCGCGGACGACTTCAAACTGCTCGCCAATCCGCAGCAGGATCCGCAGGACCAGGGCGACCGGGAAACCCAGGACGCCCAGAAGGACCAGGGCGGTCAGGAGAACCAGGACGCCCAGAAGGACCAGGGCGGTCAGGAGAACCAGGACGGCCAGGACGCTCGGAAGGATCAGGAGGACCAGAAGGATCAAGGCGGCCAGGACGCCCCGGGGGACCAGGGAGCCCGGAAGGCGCAGGACGCCCCGAGGACCCAGGCAGCCCAGAAGGCCCCGGCCGGCCAGAGCCGCGGCGCCGCGCGTTCGGTGCTGATCAAGCCGGACTACGCCACCAACCGCCCCGGCTTCACCGGCTGCGCCGGTGGATGCCGCCGCCTGGGCGCGGCCTCGGTCTGGCTGCACACCCGCCCCTCCCTGAGCGCCCCGCTGGTCAAGGACGTCGGCAAGCATCCGACCGGCGGCTCGTCCTACAGCGTCTACGACCACGCCGCCCGCGCCTCCACCGGCCAGCGCTACGCGCTCGCCGGGCGCAAGGGCGACTGGACGGCGATCTGGTACCTCGGCCAGAAGGCGTGGTTCAACGATCCGGTGGCCGCCCCGGCCTCCGTGCCCGTGTCGGGGCCGCTGGTGACGCCCAAGCGGGGCCTTCGCTCCGTCAAGCTGTACGGCAGGGCCTACCCCGAGGCGTCGGCCTACCCTCGTGGCGTCTCCCCCCAGACGCTGACCCCGCTGCAGTATTCGCTGCCGGCCGGGCAGCTCTACAGCCTCGGCCTGACGACCCGCGGCACCTACCTGAGGACCACCACCTTCGATCCGTCGCAACACCGCGTCATCAGGGGCGACATCCGCTACCACCAGATCCAGTTCGGACACCGGTTCATGTTCGTCCGGGCCTCCGACGTCCGAGTACTCGCCAAATGA
- the glmS gene encoding glutamine--fructose-6-phosphate transaminase (isomerizing): protein MCGIVAYVGAKDAAPILLEGLQRLEYRGYDSAGVVVSNKGLKMRKVKGRVADLAAVVPARFKGGLGIGHTRWATHGAPSDVNAHPHLSTDERIAVVHNGIIENADELRAKLEADGAVFLSETDTEVLSHLIARTVQDVDSLEEAVRTALKRVVGTYGIAVIDAQRPGEVVVARNGSPIVLGIGEKEMFAASDVAALVRYTRQVVHLEDGEIAVLKADGFHTFASDARETAKQPLTVDWEDGHYDTGGYEHYLLKEISEQPDTVARTLRGRLDDRFHIAHLGGLNMDARETRSFRRVKIIGCGSAYYSGQIGAQLIEELARIPADAEPASEFRYRSPVVEADTLYVAISQSGETYDTLAAVQELKRKGGRVLGIVNTVGSAIARECDGGVYLHAGPEVSVASTKAFTSTAVAFALLALHLGRVRDLSPADGRRVCEGLRRLPDQIKEILTLESQIRELAEKYATSPSMMFVGRVRGYPVAREGAQKLKEISYVHAEAYPASELKHGPLALIGPDMPTVAIVPDDELLDKNLTTLGEIRARGGRVLMVGHRTADTKLADDCIVVPKNETELDPILLSIPLQLFAYHAAVALGRDVDKPRNLAKSVTVE from the coding sequence ATGTGCGGAATCGTGGCTTATGTAGGGGCGAAGGATGCGGCGCCGATTCTGCTGGAGGGGCTGCAGCGCCTTGAATACCGGGGCTACGACTCGGCCGGCGTGGTGGTCTCCAACAAGGGCCTGAAGATGCGCAAGGTCAAGGGGCGGGTGGCCGACCTGGCGGCCGTCGTGCCCGCGCGGTTCAAGGGCGGCCTGGGCATCGGCCACACCCGCTGGGCCACCCACGGCGCGCCCAGCGACGTCAACGCCCACCCGCATCTGTCCACCGACGAGCGCATCGCCGTCGTGCACAACGGCATCATCGAGAACGCCGACGAACTGCGCGCCAAGCTTGAGGCCGACGGCGCGGTCTTCCTGTCGGAGACCGACACCGAGGTGCTGTCGCACCTGATCGCCCGTACCGTCCAGGACGTCGACTCGCTGGAGGAGGCGGTCCGGACGGCGCTCAAGCGGGTCGTCGGCACCTACGGCATCGCGGTGATCGACGCGCAGCGGCCCGGCGAGGTGGTCGTGGCCCGCAACGGCAGCCCGATCGTGCTGGGCATCGGCGAGAAGGAGATGTTCGCCGCCTCCGACGTGGCCGCGCTCGTCCGCTACACCCGCCAGGTGGTCCACCTGGAGGACGGCGAGATCGCCGTGCTCAAGGCCGACGGGTTCCACACCTTCGCCAGCGACGCGCGGGAGACGGCCAAGCAGCCGCTGACCGTCGACTGGGAGGACGGCCACTACGACACCGGGGGCTACGAGCACTACCTCCTCAAGGAGATCTCCGAGCAGCCCGACACCGTCGCCAGGACGCTGCGCGGGCGTCTCGACGACCGCTTCCACATCGCGCACCTCGGCGGCCTCAACATGGACGCGCGGGAGACCCGGTCCTTCCGCCGCGTGAAGATCATCGGCTGTGGTTCGGCCTACTACTCGGGCCAGATCGGCGCGCAGCTCATCGAGGAGCTGGCGCGGATCCCGGCCGACGCCGAACCGGCCAGCGAGTTCCGCTACCGCAGCCCGGTCGTGGAGGCCGACACCCTCTACGTGGCGATCAGCCAGTCGGGGGAGACCTACGACACCCTCGCCGCCGTCCAGGAGCTCAAGCGCAAGGGCGGGCGGGTGCTCGGCATCGTCAACACCGTCGGCAGCGCCATCGCCCGGGAGTGCGACGGAGGCGTCTACCTGCACGCGGGTCCCGAGGTCTCGGTGGCGAGCACGAAGGCGTTCACCTCGACCGCCGTGGCCTTCGCCCTGCTCGCGCTGCACCTGGGCCGCGTTCGCGACCTGTCCCCGGCCGACGGCCGGCGCGTCTGCGAGGGCCTGCGCAGGCTGCCCGACCAGATCAAGGAGATCCTCACGCTGGAGTCCCAGATCAGGGAGCTGGCGGAGAAGTACGCCACCTCGCCGAGCATGATGTTCGTGGGCCGGGTCCGGGGTTATCCGGTGGCCCGCGAGGGCGCGCAGAAGCTCAAGGAGATCTCCTACGTGCACGCCGAGGCCTACCCGGCCAGCGAGCTCAAGCACGGCCCGCTGGCGTTGATCGGCCCTGACATGCCGACCGTCGCGATCGTCCCCGACGACGAGCTGCTGGACAAGAACCTCACCACACTGGGTGAGATCCGCGCGCGCGGCGGGCGGGTGCTCATGGTCGGGCACCGTACGGCCGACACCAAGCTGGCCGACGACTGCATCGTGGTGCCCAAGAACGAGACCGAGCTGGACCCGATCCTGCTGTCGATCCCGCTCCAGCTCTTCGCCTACCACGCCGCCGTCGCCCTGGGCCGGGACGTGGACAAGCCGCGCAACCTGGCCAAGAGCGTCACGGTGGAGTGA
- a CDS encoding Bug family tripartite tricarboxylate transporter substrate binding protein, which produces MRRRGFFAFAAGIMVAAGCGSTRNSGASTVGRLSIIAPTAHGQGWDLAARTLAAVMIDAKLARTVGVSNHPGGLDAATMNTFAADHGPFMSEGKLLLTGMPMVAGAEITNAPSVVDSTTPLARLIGDWAALVVPANSPLRTFEDFVEVLRRDPAGLVVGGRFTGGSDHVLYGMIGKCLGVDARLLEYSGYPGWAESVEALNDGRVAALLGSARSFKEEIAARRLRPLVVSSGQRIDGIDAPTLLELEVRLEYSDWCGLLGPRGMRPEDRDEAVALCDRLDDTPRWQEVCAANGWNRVYLSGEDFRQWLVTETGRTRGVLYDLGLLRSSSTRCRGGCVKRH; this is translated from the coding sequence ATGCGCCGTCGGGGGTTTTTTGCGTTCGCCGCGGGGATCATGGTCGCCGCGGGGTGCGGTTCGACGAGGAACTCCGGCGCGTCCACGGTCGGCAGGCTGTCCATCATCGCGCCCACGGCCCACGGGCAGGGCTGGGATCTGGCCGCCCGCACGCTGGCCGCCGTCATGATCGACGCGAAGCTGGCGAGGACCGTCGGAGTGAGCAACCATCCGGGCGGTCTGGACGCCGCCACGATGAACACGTTCGCCGCCGACCACGGCCCGTTCATGAGTGAAGGCAAGCTGCTCCTCACGGGGATGCCGATGGTGGCCGGGGCGGAGATCACGAACGCCCCCTCCGTGGTGGACTCCACCACCCCCCTCGCCCGCCTGATCGGCGACTGGGCGGCCCTGGTCGTCCCCGCGAACTCCCCCCTGCGCACCTTCGAGGACTTCGTCGAGGTGCTCCGCCGCGATCCGGCGGGGCTGGTGGTGGGCGGCCGGTTCACGGGAGGTTCCGACCACGTGCTCTACGGCATGATCGGCAAGTGTCTCGGGGTGGACGCCCGGCTGCTGGAATACAGCGGGTATCCCGGTTGGGCCGAGTCGGTCGAGGCACTCAACGACGGCCGGGTGGCCGCGCTCCTGGGGTCGGCCCGCTCCTTCAAGGAGGAGATCGCCGCGCGCCGCCTGCGACCCCTGGTGGTCTCCTCCGGCCAGCGGATCGACGGGATCGACGCGCCGACGCTCCTGGAGCTGGAAGTCCGGCTGGAGTACAGCGACTGGTGCGGCCTGCTCGGCCCCCGGGGCATGCGCCCCGAGGACAGGGACGAGGCCGTCGCCCTGTGCGACAGGCTGGACGACACGCCGCGCTGGCAGGAGGTGTGCGCGGCCAACGGCTGGAACCGGGTGTATCTGAGCGGCGAGGATTTCCGCCAGTGGCTCGTCACCGAGACCGGACGCACCCGCGGGGTTCTCTACGACCTGGGGCTGCTCAGGTCCTCAAGCACAAGGTGTAGGGGTGGTTGCGTCAAGCGCCACTAG